The nucleotide sequence AACTATTGAACACTAATAAAAAGATAAGGAGATAACAAACACCTTGTTTTATCCCCTTATAAGTTGTGAAGAAATGATATGTATAATGGTTGATGTAGTAAAAATAAGTGGAGAGTCAATATAAGCTCTAACCCAATGGATAAAGATATCGGAGAAGTTTATAGCTTTCATAATATTAATAATGACATCTCTAGATATTCAATCATAAGCATTCTCAATGTCAATTTTAATAATGATGAAAGAATTTTTGTTTCGAGATATAAACATGGAGTAAACAAGCTCATTAATAACAATTATATTATTGTGAATGTTATGACCCCTAACATAAGCAGATTGATTATGATCAATTATAGAACCTAGAAAATGAACCGGTCTAAGAGATAGTACCTTAGTAAGATTTTTATAGATAATATTACAAGGGGTTATGAGTTTAATATCATATCTCCTTTTAAGATTATTGACTTTAAAGATAAAATCATGTCATTAGGAGGAATAATGatagaattataaaaaaaattaaatgcaaCTATGAAATAGGGGCTGAGAACTTCATAAAAATGATGAAAGAACTCAATCGCAAATCAATCGACCCCACAAAAGAGAgagcaattctgatttccaagcgGCTGAAGTCCTTAATGAAATCACAATAGACCATGTTACCAAGACCAAGTAGAATTGGGAAAGTAAAAAGGGTTAATCATACACCGAGTAATTCCATAATATGTGATACCAACCAACAAATTCACCTAATATATCTTTAACATCATAGATGAAATATTGGGATTCAAGAAGGATgtgttaaataatttttttaattttgtgacCGATCATTctatgaaaaaaattaatattcttaTCAACATCATTCGTTCATTGAGTTTTAGCCTATAAGTTTGAAGAACAAGATGGATCATTAGCATTTTTGGGCGATCATAGAGGAGGATATCTAGCATCTACATCCTTAGAAGAAACATTAGGATAAAGAAGAATAAAAGTAAGGGTGAGAGTCAAGGGGAGTTCGAGAATATTCAATATCATATTTTATTGATATAAGTGTGATATTACATTATCTTTTAATAAGATCAAGTAAGATTGACTCGATCGAGATTCATCATTCATTCTTTTCAaggtaataatatatatatatatatatatatatatatatatatatatatatatatatatatatatatatatatatatatatatatatatatatataacgagtCATAACATGTGTTGCGTTAATCGGATCCGAACATTACTGATAAAATCGTTCGATCCGATTCATCGAAAATTTTGGTCGAACCGTTTCCTACGACGTGGCCCGATCACAATGGATCATCTGCAACTAATCGGTCAAGCTTTAGGCACATATATAAGTCCATGGTTCGTGTGGCCGAACACCAATTGGTTCAGCCAATTTTGCTGCGTATTAGGGTTCGTGGCGCACTTTCTATAAGTACGAAACTAATAACGCCTTCCTCCGATCGAGTGCTTCAGCCGCCAGTGGCTCCGAGGGGAGGGGAGGAGGGGGAAGGCGGAGACGACGATTTCAAAATCTTGGACATGGTGGTTTTTAGGGTAGGTCCTCGTTCTTGTCTTTATCGCCGTCCTTCTTTTCTATTATAGGGCTTCAACGCGCTCTCTTGTGTTCTCGATTCCTACCGTTTCCTCTTCATTGACGTCTGCTTTGGTCGTAGGCGTGTTGGCCTCCGTGGATCGGACGTTTCTTAAGAGTTTTCTTTGATCGTTCTTTATCGCTTGTTGTTTGCAGTTCCATCAGTATCAAGTGGTCGGTAGAGCTCTCCCTTCGGCGACCGATGAGCACCCGAAGATCTACCGAATGAAGCTGTGGGCTACGAACGAGGTCCGCGCCAAATCCAAGTTCTGGTGCGCATTCCGAATTCTACTTATAAAGATCCCAAATTCTTTCCTTGAGATTCGTATCTTTTGATTCTATGGCTACCGTAGGTACTTCTTGAGGAAGCTTAAGAAGGTTAAGAAGAGCAACGGACAAGTGTTGGCGATCAACGAGGTTTCTACTTCTTACGCCTATCCTTTAGTCCTTACGTTCGATATATACATTTTCTTTTGCAATAGATCTTGTTTGGCCATAATCTGTTTTACTGCGCTCTATCAGTAGTTAGGGAATTAAAAATGTTCAAGGTTTATAAGGGAACAGGGAACGAATTTGTTTTCTCTGGAGTCAGTTCCTTGTTGAATTGTGGAGACTTTGGAGAGGGAAAGAACTTTAGTTGGTCTTTTCATTTCTTTCCACTCTATCTAGTCTGTGTTTGCTCAACTGTTTTTccttttatattttttgattcataCAGTATCCAGTCACAATGCAAGTTGATCTTAAATCTCTCACTCAAGATATATTAATTGTCTGTTAATTTGAACTTGGTGTGTGTTAATGTATCATGTTGTCTGTAATATACTAACGTTGGTGTCACGTGGCCATTTGTCTTACTATAAATAGAAATGAGTTATGTTGCATTTGTTTAGAATATATGGAAGTTTGATGTGCATGATGCATCTGCTGATCCCAAATTCTGTAACAGTATATGATTGTTTGTGGTCCGtgttgacaaatgtttttgaacagAACTAGTCATACGATGACAGCTTTGTGGTAGTTGTCGGTTCAGTCCCGATCTCATCGTGATTTGATTGTGGGAACATGCAGATTTTAGTTGTTTACTGCCTTCGATGCTTGTGTTGTAGTGTAGGTTTGTTGTTCAGGGTTTCTGTTTCCATATTTTCGCTGTGAAGATTTAATGAAAATGCAGATTTTTGAGCGGAAGCCCACTAAAATCAAGAACTATGGCATCTGGCTTCGATATCAGAGCAGAACAGGTTATCACAACATGTACAAGGAATATCGTGATACTACTCTCAATGGTGCTGTTGAACAGATGTATAATGAGATGGCTTCACGTCATCGAGTAAGGTATCACTGTATTCAGATAATTAAAACAGCTACAATACCTTCTAAGCTTTGCAAGAGGGAGAGCACTAAGCAGTTCCATGATTCCAAAATCAAGTTTCCTCTAGTGTTTAAGAAGGTTAGACCTCCAAGCAGGAAGCTGAAAACCACGTACAAGGCGTCAAGGCCAAACTTGTTTATGTAATTCTTATTCAGAATTGCCTATTTTTGGAGCTCTATCAGTAACAAGATGTAGAAATTATAATGAGGTCAAAGCTCATGTAGTTTTGTTTTTCAAACAAAAAACATTGTTCATTAAACACTGCATATGATTTTCCATTGTGCTATTGAACATATTTCAGTGTATTGTCTTTGGAGGATTATGTCTTAGTTTCTAAGACATATTTGGTAGTTTATGCAAAAGCTGAGGCTTGAGGTTCATTAGTTTTGCTGGTCATGTGCACTACTCTGAACCTGATGCATGAGGCTCCTGTCTGAGCATTAATGTAAAGCAGCCTCACCCCATGAAGTAGAAAGGCTGTTTTCATAACTCGAGCCTAAGCTACCTAAATTTCAAAGGAGCAAGCTTAATGTTGTAGGTTCATCCTGCATTTTCCCTTTGAGCTAGTTATCTAAAAATAATTTGTTCAGGCATCACATTGAATAGGCACCTTATCTCTCGTCCTGCATGTTTTCTGTATGTTTTTTTCGTTTGTTTCCTCTGTAGTACCATGATTCATGTCCATATGTATTGACATAGCTTCTAGGACATGAGTTGCTGCACAAACTTGTAGTATTTATTTTAGACAATTCTTTTTTGAGATTGCATGTCAATTCTATAGTCTATGTTCTATAATTAGCTTCCACAAGTATGCATTTCCTATGTATCTCTACTACACTCTTTTTGTAATATGTGTTGTCTTAAATATGCTAGTTTTCGATGTTTTTTCAAGAAAGTATGTAAAGTCATATTTCCCACTGGCAATTAAGCAACTGCATTGCATCTCTGATGGCTAGATGGATATTGACATTTGTAGAAGTTGACAAGTTTTGCCTTGAGTGGCTTTTGAAAATCATGGGTAAGGAGCTTGTTTAATTGTTAGATTTTGTCAAGTCTTTCACATGGCCTTATGCCTAAGTGGGTTGTGCTGTATGAGCTTAACATGGGCATACATTGAAAACATTTTTTTTGGATATTGTTATGGTTTCTCATAGATCTATTTCTTTGTTAATCTGTACTGATTGAAATAAAGCATTTAGAATATCTGATTGCATTATTCAGTCACTGCTCTGAACCCACTTCCATGGTTTTGTGTGTTTGAACAAATGTGAGTCTGATGTACCAACAAAATAAATGCCGTTGTAAGATGGTTCTAAGATATAAACTTAGTGAGTTTTGCCACATTGTTTGtcactttttttttctccttgttgCAAATGCTTCCCACTTTTGTTATTTTGTTCCAGAATATTTAATCCATAGTTCTATTCATAACTAAGATTGGTTTTGCTCAAATTTTTTGGTATGCCTTTTGATCATTGGAAATGTTGGAACTTGAAGAATTTGATTTACGGGAGCTTTGATTGGCAAATCCAATTATTGATATCTTAGGAGGTGAATTAACCTCTTCTAAAAGCCTGAAAGTGTTGCTAGATGGCAACATTGCTGATGTTACCAAGTTGATTTCCATTTCCTTCTTTTTCCTGTTGCCCAGATCTCTCAGCATGTCTGGTGTTTGTGTTCCCTTTACCTTCTTGTTGGTTAATGAGAAACTTAGCTTCTTAGATCTAATTGTCAACTTAGTCTTTTGTTATCCTGGTAATTTGATTAATTTATAAGCCCAAAAGTGTTGCTAGACGACAACTTTGCCGAGGT is from Musa acuminata AAA Group cultivar baxijiao chromosome BXJ1-6, Cavendish_Baxijiao_AAA, whole genome shotgun sequence and encodes:
- the LOC135676908 gene encoding large ribosomal subunit protein eL20, translating into MVVFRFHQYQVVGRALPSATDEHPKIYRMKLWATNEVRAKSKFWYFLRKLKKVKKSNGQVLAINEIFERKPTKIKNYGIWLRYQSRTGYHNMYKEYRDTTLNGAVEQMYNEMASRHRVRYHCIQIIKTATIPSKLCKRESTKQFHDSKIKFPLVFKKVRPPSRKLKTTYKASRPNLFM